Proteins from a genomic interval of Thermotoga sp. Mc24:
- a CDS encoding 2-oxoacid:acceptor oxidoreductase subunit alpha, giving the protein MSEMMFLQGNEACALGAIKAGCRFFAGYPITPSTEIAEVMARELPKVGGVFVQMEDEIASAAAVVGASLAGVKSMTATSGPGFSLMQEVIGYAIMTETPCVFVNVMRLGPSTGLPTKPAQGDIMQTRWGTHGDHAIIVLYPSSVAEVYRYIITAFNLAEEYRTPVVFLMDATLGHMRESFYPPKDEELFIIERLKDTSFGEEDLFVPFSESEYAEPTPLPMAEMGKTRFHVSGLVHDESGFPLTSPDVAEKLIRRLTNKIRLHADEIAFYEEYETEDAEILVVAYGIVARSAMKAVKIARRDRIKVGLFKPITIWPAPVSRFRKLAEKVNTIVIAEMNLGQYAKELISSIDRKSKVIRTINKVNGELIKPEEILDVITETQIEI; this is encoded by the coding sequence ATGTCTGAGATGATGTTTCTTCAGGGAAACGAAGCGTGTGCTCTGGGCGCGATAAAAGCGGGATGTAGGTTTTTCGCGGGCTATCCAATCACTCCCTCCACAGAGATAGCGGAGGTGATGGCAAGAGAACTACCAAAAGTGGGTGGAGTTTTCGTTCAAATGGAAGACGAAATAGCTAGTGCAGCGGCTGTTGTTGGGGCATCCCTCGCCGGTGTGAAGTCTATGACGGCTACAAGCGGACCTGGGTTCAGCCTCATGCAGGAAGTTATAGGCTACGCGATCATGACGGAAACACCGTGTGTCTTTGTCAACGTTATGAGACTTGGCCCTTCCACCGGACTTCCGACGAAACCTGCGCAGGGAGACATCATGCAGACAAGATGGGGAACGCACGGAGATCACGCTATAATTGTCCTTTATCCTTCATCAGTTGCAGAGGTCTATCGTTACATAATCACTGCATTCAACTTAGCGGAAGAATACAGGACCCCCGTCGTGTTTCTCATGGATGCGACGCTCGGTCACATGAGGGAAAGCTTCTATCCACCGAAAGATGAAGAATTGTTCATCATAGAAAGATTGAAGGACACTTCTTTTGGAGAAGAAGATCTTTTCGTACCTTTCTCTGAAAGTGAGTACGCAGAACCCACACCACTTCCCATGGCCGAGATGGGAAAGACGAGATTTCATGTCTCTGGCCTTGTTCATGACGAATCAGGTTTTCCTCTCACTTCTCCTGATGTGGCAGAAAAATTGATAAGAAGGCTGACGAACAAAATCAGACTCCATGCAGATGAAATAGCTTTCTACGAGGAGTACGAGACGGAGGACGCAGAAATTCTGGTGGTGGCCTATGGGATAGTCGCAAGAAGCGCTATGAAAGCGGTAAAAATCGCAAGACGCGACAGAATCAAGGTGGGATTGTTCAAGCCCATCACAATCTGGCCGGCTCCCGTATCACGTTTCAGAAAACTGGCAGAAAAAGTGAACACCATAGTGATAGCCGAGATGAATCTGGGACAGTACGCAAAAGAACTCATCAGTTCCATAGACAGAAAATCGAAAGTCATAAGAACCATAAACAAAGTGAACGGAGAACTCATAAAACCCGAAGAGATTCTGGATGTTATAACCGAAACTCAAATAGAGATTTAA
- a CDS encoding ATP-binding protein produces the protein MSYKIVVNYDWCKACKLCAWICPTGAITSDEIGKPVTNEDKCTGCLKCEKICPDMAIEIVSDENV, from the coding sequence ATGAGTTACAAAATCGTGGTGAATTATGACTGGTGTAAGGCATGTAAACTGTGCGCGTGGATCTGTCCGACTGGAGCCATCACGAGTGATGAAATAGGAAAACCCGTGACGAACGAGGACAAATGTACCGGATGTTTAAAATGTGAGAAAATATGTCCGGATATGGCTATAGAAATTGTGAGTGATGAGAATGTCTGA
- the eno gene encoding phosphopyruvate hydratase — protein sequence MYVEIVDVRAREVLDSRGNPTVEAEVVLEDGTVGRAIVPSGASTGKFEALEIRDKDKKRYLGKGVLKAVENVNETIAPALIGMNAFDQPLVDKTLIELDGTENKSKLGANAILAVSMAVARAAANYLGLPLYKYLGGVNAKVLPVPLMNVINGGQHADNNLDLQEFMIVPVGFDSFREALRAGAEIFHTLKKILHEAGHVTAVGDEGGFAPNLSSNEEAIKVLIEAIEKAGYKAGEEVFIALDCAASSFYDEEKGVYFVDGEEKSSEVLMGYYEELVAKYPIISIEDPFAEEDWDAFVEFTKRVGNKVQIVGDDLYVTNVKRLSKGIELKATNSILIKLNQIGTVTETLDAVEMAQKNNMTAIISHRSGESEDTFIADLAVATNAGFIKTGSLSRSERIAKYNQLLRIEEELGKAAEFRGLKSFYSINR from the coding sequence GTGTACGTGGAAATCGTGGATGTAAGAGCAAGAGAGGTTCTGGATTCGAGAGGAAATCCCACCGTTGAAGCGGAAGTCGTTCTTGAAGACGGTACTGTTGGGAGAGCCATTGTACCCTCAGGTGCCTCCACTGGAAAATTCGAGGCCCTGGAAATCAGAGACAAAGACAAGAAGAGATATCTCGGGAAAGGTGTTCTGAAAGCAGTAGAGAACGTGAACGAAACCATAGCTCCCGCGCTGATCGGAATGAACGCATTCGATCAGCCACTCGTTGACAAGACACTGATAGAACTGGACGGCACTGAAAACAAATCTAAACTGGGTGCCAACGCTATACTCGCCGTTTCTATGGCGGTTGCCAGAGCAGCGGCGAATTATCTTGGGTTGCCTCTCTACAAATACCTCGGAGGAGTCAACGCAAAGGTTCTACCGGTGCCTCTGATGAACGTGATCAACGGTGGACAGCACGCAGACAACAATCTTGACCTTCAGGAATTCATGATTGTTCCCGTCGGATTTGACAGCTTCAGAGAAGCTCTGAGGGCAGGAGCTGAAATATTCCACACGTTGAAAAAGATACTCCACGAAGCTGGCCATGTGACAGCGGTCGGAGACGAGGGTGGATTCGCCCCCAATCTGTCTTCCAATGAAGAAGCCATAAAGGTTCTGATTGAAGCCATAGAGAAGGCAGGCTACAAAGCCGGGGAAGAAGTCTTCATAGCCCTCGACTGTGCGGCGTCTTCCTTCTACGATGAAGAAAAAGGTGTTTACTTCGTCGATGGTGAAGAAAAATCCAGCGAAGTTCTCATGGGATACTACGAAGAACTGGTAGCAAAGTACCCCATCATATCAATTGAAGATCCGTTCGCAGAAGAAGACTGGGATGCATTTGTGGAATTTACAAAGAGAGTAGGAAACAAGGTTCAGATCGTTGGAGATGACCTTTACGTGACCAACGTGAAAAGACTCTCCAAGGGAATAGAGCTCAAAGCGACCAACTCCATACTCATCAAACTCAATCAAATAGGCACAGTCACGGAAACTCTCGACGCGGTGGAGATGGCACAGAAGAACAACATGACAGCCATCATTTCCCACAGATCTGGAGAGAGTGAAGACACGTTCATCGCGGACCTCGCTGTGGCAACGAACGCTGGTTTCATCAAGACGGGATCCCTTTCCAGAAGTGAAAGGATAGCCAAGTACAACCAGCTTTTGAGAATCGAGGAAGAACTCGGAAAAGCGGCGGAATTCAGAGGTTTGAAATCTTTCTACTCCATAAATAGATAA
- a CDS encoding sodium ion-translocating decarboxylase subunit beta: MSILSALANFFAQTAFPYLTFGNIAMFTVAIALLYVAIVKHSEPLLLIPIAFGIILANIPVETTGILNEGGFLFYIKKGLDLGIYPPLIFLGIGALTDFSFMLSYPITIFLGAAAQMGIFFTFFVAKILGFSLKQAASIAIIGGADGPTAIYITNTLSPELIAPIAISAYSYIALIPILQPVVSRMLVSKEERKIRMKPPRKVSRFERLSFPIVITVATALLIPKSLPLVGSLMFGNLLREAGIVKRLVEAASRYILDTVTILLMLSVGASARADVFLTPQSLMIFFLGAVAFLVSMSSGILFAKLMNLFLKDKINPLIGAAGVSAVPDSARVAQKLAQEEDPSNYILMHAMGPNVAGVIGSATVAGVFLMFLS; encoded by the coding sequence ATGTCGATTCTATCAGCCCTGGCAAATTTCTTCGCTCAAACCGCGTTCCCATATCTCACATTTGGGAACATAGCCATGTTCACAGTGGCCATTGCTCTTCTGTATGTAGCTATCGTGAAACACTCAGAACCACTTCTTTTGATTCCCATAGCCTTCGGAATCATTCTTGCGAACATACCCGTTGAAACCACTGGAATATTGAACGAAGGTGGTTTTCTCTTCTATATAAAGAAAGGCCTTGACCTGGGAATCTATCCTCCCCTCATCTTCCTCGGAATAGGCGCCCTCACAGATTTTTCCTTCATGCTCTCGTATCCGATCACCATCTTTCTCGGTGCGGCTGCACAGATGGGAATATTTTTCACCTTCTTTGTGGCAAAGATCCTTGGATTTTCTCTGAAACAGGCGGCTTCCATCGCCATCATAGGCGGAGCAGATGGGCCAACCGCCATTTACATAACGAACACTCTCTCTCCAGAACTGATCGCTCCCATAGCCATATCCGCCTATTCTTACATCGCCCTCATTCCTATCCTTCAACCTGTCGTTTCCAGAATGTTGGTCAGCAAAGAAGAACGAAAAATAAGAATGAAACCACCAAGAAAGGTAAGCAGATTTGAGAGACTTTCATTCCCAATAGTGATAACAGTAGCAACCGCTCTTCTGATTCCAAAATCGCTCCCTCTGGTTGGTTCCCTCATGTTTGGAAACCTCCTCAGAGAAGCGGGGATTGTGAAAAGACTCGTTGAAGCCGCCAGCAGATACATACTCGACACGGTGACGATCCTTCTCATGCTGTCAGTTGGTGCCTCGGCAAGGGCTGATGTCTTCTTGACTCCACAGAGTTTGATGATATTCTTTCTCGGGGCAGTCGCTTTCCTCGTGTCAATGAGTTCTGGGATTCTGTTCGCGAAACTCATGAACCTGTTTTTGAAAGACAAAATAAACCCGCTCATAGGAGCGGCTGGTGTTTCTGCCGTACCGGATTCTGCCAGAGTTGCACAGAAACTTGCTCAGGAAGAGGACCCAAGTAACTATATACTAATGCACGCAATGGGACCCAACGTGGCGGGAGTCATAGGCTCAGCCACTGTAGCAGGAGTATTTTTGATGTTTCTCAGCTGA